One window of the Acinetobacter equi genome contains the following:
- the hisA gene encoding 1-(5-phosphoribosyl)-5-[(5-phosphoribosylamino)methylideneamino]imidazole-4-carboxamide isomerase, producing MLIIPAIDLKDGKCVRLKQGRMEDDTVFSDDPVATAQHWVNEGARRLHLVDLNGAFAGTPIHKPVVEAIAKAQPNLPIQIGGGIRSLETIEHYLDAGVSYVIIGTKAVKEPEFVEEACKKFAGHIIVGIDAINGMVATDGWANVTDVKATDLAKRFADAGVSSIVYTDIARDGMMQGVNVEQTVNLATYSGLPVIASGGVTNLDDVRNLKGQPGILGAITGRAIYEGTLNLNEAQLLLDQ from the coding sequence ATGCTGATCATCCCTGCAATTGACCTGAAAGATGGCAAATGTGTACGTTTAAAACAAGGTCGTATGGAAGACGATACTGTATTTTCTGATGATCCTGTAGCAACAGCACAACATTGGGTAAATGAAGGTGCTCGTCGCTTACATTTAGTTGATTTAAATGGTGCTTTCGCTGGTACGCCTATTCATAAACCTGTTGTAGAAGCAATTGCTAAAGCTCAACCAAATTTACCTATTCAAATTGGTGGTGGTATTCGTTCATTAGAAACGATCGAACACTATTTAGATGCTGGCGTAAGCTACGTGATCATTGGTACAAAAGCAGTAAAAGAACCTGAATTTGTAGAAGAAGCATGCAAAAAATTTGCAGGTCATATCATTGTTGGTATTGATGCAATAAATGGCATGGTTGCAACTGATGGTTGGGCAAATGTAACAGACGTTAAAGCAACTGATTTAGCAAAACGTTTTGCAGATGCTGGTGTATCAAGCATCGTTTATACTGATATTGCACGTGATGGCATGATGCAAGGTGTGAATGTTGAACAAACTGTAAACTTAGCAACTTATTCAGGACTTCCAGTGATTGCTTCTGGTGGTGTAACCAATCTTGATGATGTTCGTAATCTTAAAGGTCAACCTGGCATTTTAGGTGCAATTACAGGTCGCGCTATTTACGAAGGTACTTTAAATCTAAACGAAGCTCAATTACTTTTAGATCAATAA
- a CDS encoding DUF805 domain-containing protein, whose product MTTSNSSLKYNLFSPQGRISRATYIAWSLIAAIISLIILLILSSAFLSADISSLDLQNSEEISTFLNSVSFIQLPIYIIGYYFLIIFTIKRLHDLNLTGWLSLLLFIPLINFFFGLYLFFAKGNISSNKFGEPRVALSWETAVAWIYIIIMCLVGLIMVSALMQLATLL is encoded by the coding sequence ATGACAACTTCAAATTCATCTTTAAAATACAATCTTTTTTCACCACAAGGTCGAATAAGCAGAGCGACTTATATTGCTTGGTCATTAATAGCTGCTATTATAAGCCTTATTATTTTATTAATATTATCATCAGCATTTCTATCAGCAGATATTTCATCACTCGATCTCCAAAATTCTGAAGAAATATCAACATTTTTAAATAGCGTCTCTTTCATTCAACTTCCAATATATATAATTGGATACTACTTCCTGATTATTTTTACAATTAAACGCTTGCATGACTTAAATTTAACTGGTTGGTTGTCACTTCTTCTATTTATTCCATTAATCAACTTTTTCTTCGGTTTATATCTATTTTTTGCTAAAGGAAATATTTCCAGTAATAAATTTGGTGAGCCAAGAGTTGCCCTGTCTTGGGAAACAGCTGTAGCTTGGATATATATCATTATAATGTGCTTAGTAGGCTTAATTATGGTCTCGGCTTTGATGCAATTGGCAACTTTATTGTAA
- the hisH gene encoding imidazole glycerol phosphate synthase subunit HisH, giving the protein MTRIALLDYGMGNLHSAAKALEHVGATVDVTNDPKLIAQADKIVFPGVGAMRDCMQGMHEAGIDDVVRNAVFNKPVLAICVGMQALMQHSEENGGADALGIFEGTVKRFPDIDGLKVPHMGWNQVHQADPSHPMWKDIEQDARFYFVHSFYVEPQDPTIVAATCDYGLEFCTAIHKENLFATQFHPEKSHTAGLQLLKNFVEWKI; this is encoded by the coding sequence ATGACCCGTATTGCCCTTCTTGACTATGGCATGGGAAATTTACACTCAGCAGCAAAGGCTCTTGAGCATGTCGGTGCCACTGTTGATGTAACCAATGATCCAAAATTAATTGCTCAAGCAGATAAAATTGTTTTCCCTGGTGTGGGTGCAATGCGTGATTGTATGCAAGGCATGCATGAAGCAGGTATTGATGATGTTGTCCGCAATGCTGTATTTAATAAACCAGTTCTGGCTATTTGTGTTGGTATGCAAGCATTAATGCAGCATTCCGAAGAAAATGGTGGTGCTGATGCACTCGGTATTTTTGAAGGTACTGTAAAACGCTTTCCAGATATAGATGGTTTAAAAGTACCTCATATGGGATGGAATCAGGTACATCAAGCTGATCCAAGTCATCCAATGTGGAAAGACATTGAACAAGATGCTCGCTTCTACTTTGTACATAGTTTTTATGTTGAACCTCAAGATCCAACGATTGTTGCGGCAACATGTGACTACGGCTTAGAATTTTGTACTGCAATTCATAAAGAAAACCTATTTGCGACTCAATTCCATCCTGAAAAAAGTCATACAGCAGGTCTACAATTGTTGAAAAACTTTGTGGAATGGAAAATTTAA